The following coding sequences are from one Triticum aestivum cultivar Chinese Spring chromosome 5A, IWGSC CS RefSeq v2.1, whole genome shotgun sequence window:
- the LOC123105917 gene encoding 54S ribosomal protein L19, mitochondrial, whose protein sequence is MATLKDVATRKPILATIRLLVPAGAARPAPPVGPALGFYRLNLMAFCKDFNARTQKYKAETPMQVTLTAYKDSTFEFVVKSPSVSWFLKKAAGVETASSRPGHNMVTSLSLRHVYEIAKLKQTDPFCKHMSLEALCKSIIGTAKSMGIEIVKDL, encoded by the coding sequence ATGGCAACACTTAAAGATGTGGCAACGCGGAAGCCTATTCTAGCGACAATCCGCCTCCTAGTTCCTGCTGGAGCAGCCCGTCCCGCACCCCCTGTCGGACCAGCTCTGGGTTTCTACAGGCTCAATCTGATGGCTTTCTGCAAGGATTTCAATGCAAGGACACAGAAGTACAAGGCGGAAACTCCGATGCAAGTCACGCTGACCGCCTACAAGGACAGCACTTTCGAGTTTGTAGTCAAGTCGCCATCGGTCTCATGGTTTCTCAAGAAAGCAGCGGGCGTCGAGACAGCAAGCAGCCGGCCAGGCCACAACATGGTGACGTCCCTCTCACTTCGCCACGTCTACGAGATCGCGAAGCTGAAGCAGACCGACCCGTTCTGCAAGCACATGTCGCTCGAGGCCCTGTGCAAGTCCATCATCGGCACGGCCAAGTCAATGGGCATCGAAATCGTCAAGGATCTCTGA
- the LOC123105916 gene encoding uncharacterized protein, giving the protein MLVRSASTPVLGALHATSGAGGHSPAVHFAESSPTVAYHPPAISCSLSAGGGGGSASDHERSRGGGGGLRRACSDGNLAALGGRAEDHHHLPPRPRPALETIRSFTARDGARGEEEEEDDDQETSFGQFGFGSTYAQEHPLFLARGLGIDRLGSGLLSADCGGGIDGGSGGGYLVASGGGGGDRSGIEIHYKRLIEEDPCNGLFLRNYAQFLYQVKGDRRRAEEYYSRAILADPNDGELLSEYARLVWEVHGDEERASSYFHRAARADPHNSHVLAAQAAFLWDTDDGAGPEDDDATSYAGFLAAHPSMASATS; this is encoded by the exons ATGCTGGTCAGGAGCGCGTCCACGCCGGTGCTCGGCGCGCTGCACGCCAcctccggcgccggcggccactCGCCGGCCGTCCACttcgccgagtcctcgcccacgGTCGCCTACCACCCGCCGGCCATCTCTTGCAGCCTGtccgccggcggtggcggcggctcggcCTCAGACCACGAGcgctcccgcggaggcgggggcggCCTGCGCCGCGCGTGCTCGGACGGCAACCTCGCCGCGCTGGGCGGCCGCGCGGAGGACCACCACCACCTGCCGCCGCGGCCCAGGCCGGCGCTCGAGACGATCCGGTCGTTCACGGCGCGCGACGGGGccaggggcgaggaggaggaggaggacgatgaccaAGAGACGAGCTTTGGGCAGTTCGGCTTCGGCAGCACGTACGCGCAGGAGCACCCGCTGTTCCTGGCCAGGGGCCTCGGGATCGACCGGCTGGGCTCGGGCCTGCTGAGCGCCGACTGCGGGGGCGGCATCGACGGCGGCTCCGGGGGAGGCTACCTGGTAGCCtccggcggcgggggaggggaCCGCTCCGGCATCGAGATCCACTACAAGAGGCTCATCGAGGAGGACCCCTGCAACGGCCTCTTCCTCAGGAACTACGCGCAGTTCCTCTACCAG GTGAAAGGGGATCGGCGTAGGGCGGAGGAGTACTACTCCCGCGCGATCCTGGCGGACCCCAACGACGGCGAGCTGCTGTCGGAGTACGCCAGGCTGGTGTGGGAGGTgcacggcgacgaggagcgcgccTCCAGCTACTTCCACCGGGCGGCCAGGGCCGACCCGCACAACAGCCACGTCCTCGCCGCGCAGGCCGCCTTCCTGTGGGACACCGACGATGGCGCCGGGCCCGAGGACGACGATGCCACGAGCTACGCCGGGTTCCTGGCCGCTCACCCGTCCATGGCTTCCGCCACGAGCTGA